The following proteins are encoded in a genomic region of Planococcus lenghuensis:
- a CDS encoding SGNH/GDSL hydrolase family protein, which translates to MKLRSMGTALLVLCCLTVLTVSYITYKNKIDLTDALPVPEVTETAVKETEETLPDGEVASAGSEWDSLTANMDESVQQLFTARQEAGESIQFLITGSNTMLDGEPGYAARLKDALEEAYGDLLEVKVISFGGTSQTFSDQFVDLSSGYDVVLLEPFTLKNNGVVAIEDERAAIQKFFGQVQEVTPDAELILHPPQPLFGANYYLTQVDALKEFASLHEYGYINHWDAWPATDDEALKEFLTDSASPNNEGARVWATELIDYFVAQ; encoded by the coding sequence ATGAAATTGCGTTCCATGGGCACAGCCTTGCTTGTGTTGTGCTGTCTGACCGTTTTAACTGTCAGCTATATTACATATAAGAATAAGATTGATTTAACAGACGCGCTGCCAGTACCTGAAGTAACGGAAACAGCAGTAAAAGAAACTGAGGAAACATTGCCTGATGGTGAAGTTGCAAGCGCTGGATCGGAATGGGATTCATTGACTGCAAACATGGACGAGTCAGTGCAACAGCTTTTCACTGCCCGTCAAGAGGCCGGTGAATCGATTCAGTTCCTGATTACCGGATCTAACACAATGCTGGATGGCGAACCAGGCTATGCAGCGAGACTGAAAGATGCACTCGAGGAAGCATACGGAGATCTCTTGGAAGTGAAAGTCATTTCATTCGGCGGGACTTCCCAGACATTTTCTGATCAGTTCGTGGATCTTTCTTCCGGCTATGACGTTGTATTACTTGAACCATTTACGCTGAAGAATAACGGAGTAGTGGCGATTGAGGACGAAAGGGCTGCAATCCAGAAATTTTTCGGACAAGTGCAGGAAGTCACACCGGATGCTGAACTTATTCTTCATCCCCCGCAGCCGCTGTTCGGCGCGAATTATTATTTGACCCAAGTCGATGCGTTAAAAGAGTTTGCTTCACTTCACGAATACGGGTATATTAATCATTGGGACGCCTGGCCGGCGACCGATGATGAAGCACTTAAGGAATTTTTGACTGATAGCGCCAGTCCGAACAATGAGGGTGCCCGCGTATGGGCGACTGAACTGATCGACTATTTTGTCGCACAGTAA
- a CDS encoding DegT/DnrJ/EryC1/StrS family aminotransferase: MTVMKTMNRIYLSSPHMSDEGYEMEYVKEAFDTNWIAPLGMNVNGFEKELALKVGTKAAAALSSGTAALHLALKAAGVGAGDIVFCQSLTFSATANPIIYQNAIPVFIDSDYETWNMCPEALEEAFIKYPEVKAVIVVHLYGLSADLDRIMGICKRYNVTLIEDAAESLGTTYKGKQTGTFGDYGIYSFNGNKIITTSGGGMLISNDEERIAKARFWAMQSRDPAPHYQHSELGYNYRMSNVVAGIGRGQLKVLDQRVEKKRAIFEFYQQELSHLEGLSFMPTNEWNRPNYWLSTLTLKGKVQPIDVMNALETENIESRPIWKPMHKQPYFERYDFVGSNVSERLFETGVCLPSDTKVKDEELGRVVKIIRGLWK; the protein is encoded by the coding sequence ATGACCGTAATGAAGACAATGAACCGAATCTACCTTTCATCTCCTCATATGAGCGATGAAGGTTACGAAATGGAATATGTAAAAGAAGCATTTGATACGAACTGGATTGCGCCGCTCGGAATGAATGTAAATGGATTCGAAAAGGAACTCGCTTTGAAAGTAGGAACAAAAGCGGCTGCCGCTTTATCCTCTGGAACAGCGGCACTTCATCTTGCATTAAAGGCAGCAGGCGTAGGCGCAGGAGATATTGTATTTTGCCAGTCACTCACGTTTTCGGCCACTGCTAACCCAATCATTTATCAAAATGCGATTCCGGTTTTCATCGATAGCGATTATGAAACATGGAATATGTGCCCAGAAGCGCTCGAAGAAGCCTTTATCAAATACCCAGAAGTGAAAGCGGTAATTGTTGTTCACCTGTATGGATTATCAGCAGATTTAGATAGAATCATGGGAATTTGCAAGAGATATAATGTCACTTTAATTGAAGATGCAGCCGAAAGTCTTGGTACAACTTATAAAGGAAAACAGACAGGGACTTTTGGTGACTACGGTATCTACTCTTTTAACGGCAATAAAATTATCACGACGTCTGGTGGAGGAATGCTGATTTCTAATGATGAAGAACGAATTGCAAAGGCACGATTCTGGGCAATGCAGAGTCGCGACCCAGCACCTCATTACCAGCACAGTGAACTGGGTTATAATTACCGGATGAGTAACGTGGTAGCTGGAATTGGTAGAGGTCAGTTAAAAGTACTAGATCAGCGGGTTGAGAAGAAACGGGCAATCTTTGAATTTTACCAGCAGGAACTTAGTCATCTTGAGGGGCTCTCATTCATGCCAACCAATGAATGGAACAGACCGAACTATTGGTTAAGTACTTTGACGTTGAAAGGTAAAGTACAGCCGATTGATGTAATGAACGCATTAGAAACAGAGAATATTGAGTCCCGTCCAATCTGGAAACCGATGCATAAGCAGCCTTATTTTGAGAGGTATGACTTCGTTGGTTCTAATGTTTCAGAGAGATTGTTTGAGACTGGGGTTTGTTTGCCGAGTGATACAAAGGTTAAGGATGAGGAGTTGGGGAGAGTTGTTAAGATAATTCGAGGGTTGTGGAAGTAA
- a CDS encoding YveK family protein: MEETISLQDIFKTVKKRLGLIALTTILAITIAGIVSFLILTPIYQVSSQILVNQENTETATVSNQDIQANLQLINTYSVIIKSPAILNQVIEQLDLEINAAQLSDQITVATAQNSQVVNLTVQDSDPALAVEIANTITEVFEEDIREIMNVNNVTILTPAVFTDELSPVEPNPLLNMAIAGVIGLMIGVGIAFLLEYLDTSLKNEQDIEDVLNLPVLGLISPIPDKEMVTVDVPTRRRRG, translated from the coding sequence ATGGAAGAAACAATCAGTTTGCAGGATATTTTTAAAACCGTAAAGAAACGGTTAGGTCTTATTGCATTAACCACTATTTTAGCGATTACCATTGCTGGCATCGTGTCATTCCTGATTCTCACACCGATATATCAAGTCTCCTCTCAAATCCTCGTGAATCAGGAAAACACGGAAACGGCCACCGTAAGCAATCAGGACATCCAGGCGAACTTACAATTGATCAATACATACAGTGTGATCATTAAAAGTCCGGCTATTCTGAATCAAGTGATTGAACAGTTAGACTTGGAAATTAATGCTGCACAACTCAGCGATCAAATCACCGTAGCAACTGCTCAGAACTCACAAGTCGTGAATCTGACTGTACAAGATTCCGATCCGGCACTCGCGGTTGAAATTGCCAATACGATTACAGAAGTATTTGAAGAAGACATCCGCGAAATCATGAATGTAAATAACGTTACGATATTAACGCCGGCTGTTTTCACAGATGAGTTATCTCCAGTCGAACCGAATCCACTGCTCAATATGGCGATTGCGGGTGTGATCGGTCTTATGATCGGCGTAGGGATTGCCTTCTTACTGGAGTACTTGGATACATCACTGAAAAATGAACAAGATATCGAAGACGTATTGAATCTTCCGGTACTCGGCCTCATCAGTCCCATTCCAGATAAAGAAATGGTTACCGTAGACGTACCGACCCGGAGAAGGAGAGGCTAG
- a CDS encoding glycosyltransferase family 4 protein, with amino-acid sequence MQRVLFVATIDQHIRHFHLPFLEWFKERDYEVHVASNGQEHFASVDEKFDIPFEKSPFKLKNIFALKELKNLIDTNNYSIIHCHTPMGGAVARLASREARTKGTKVIYTAHGFHYYRGAPLINWLLYYPAERWLAKYTDTLVTINKEDYERAIDRNFRANRIEHVRGVGVDLEKYSPRTLNMKKKLRREYGYKEEDFILIYAGELSYRKHQDLLLKTISLLKEKVPGVKLLLVGTGDLLEQYKKQAEELGVNESVDFLGYRRDVAELMCMADVAVSSSRQEGLPVNILEAMATGLPLVVTDCRGNRDLVSRGENGFVVGVKDYSGFANSLNSLYKYPELRKTFSDRNIELAKAYGIGLALKDMQKIYLSSLEGRLTLKGNLANRYKRVNSN; translated from the coding sequence ATGCAAAGAGTCCTTTTCGTAGCAACGATAGATCAACATATCAGGCATTTCCACTTACCTTTTTTGGAATGGTTTAAGGAGCGTGATTATGAAGTACACGTTGCCAGCAATGGACAGGAACACTTTGCGTCTGTTGATGAAAAATTCGATATCCCGTTTGAGAAATCCCCATTCAAACTGAAAAATATATTCGCTTTAAAAGAATTGAAGAACTTAATCGATACAAATAATTATTCCATTATCCATTGCCATACTCCCATGGGAGGGGCTGTCGCTAGGCTGGCATCCAGGGAAGCGCGTACTAAAGGAACAAAAGTGATATATACGGCTCATGGATTCCATTATTATAGAGGGGCTCCATTGATCAATTGGTTGCTCTATTATCCAGCGGAGCGCTGGCTAGCCAAGTACACGGATACCTTAGTAACGATAAACAAAGAAGATTATGAAAGAGCGATAGACAGGAACTTCAGAGCTAACAGAATCGAGCATGTGCGGGGAGTAGGCGTCGATTTGGAAAAGTACAGCCCCCGGACGCTGAACATGAAAAAAAAGCTGAGGCGAGAGTATGGATATAAAGAAGAGGATTTCATTTTAATATATGCCGGAGAACTCAGTTACCGAAAACATCAAGATCTATTGTTAAAAACGATTTCTCTGCTGAAAGAGAAAGTTCCGGGCGTAAAGTTATTACTGGTTGGAACTGGAGATTTACTGGAACAGTATAAGAAACAGGCAGAAGAACTCGGTGTTAACGAGTCAGTGGATTTCTTAGGTTACAGGAGGGATGTTGCTGAACTTATGTGCATGGCGGATGTTGCTGTTTCTTCCTCAAGGCAAGAAGGCCTCCCAGTGAATATACTGGAAGCTATGGCGACAGGGCTGCCACTTGTAGTCACTGATTGCCGAGGAAACCGCGATCTAGTGTCAAGAGGTGAAAACGGCTTCGTAGTGGGAGTAAAGGATTACTCAGGTTTCGCAAATTCGTTAAATAGCTTATACAAATATCCAGAACTAAGAAAAACATTCAGTGATCGGAATATTGAGTTAGCAAAAGCTTACGGGATCGGTTTAGCACTAAAAGATATGCAAAAAATCTATTTAAGTTCTCTGGAAGGCAGGCTTACGTTAAAGGGGAATCTTGCTAACAGGTATAAAAGAGTTAACAGCAATTAA
- a CDS encoding tyrosine-protein phosphatase, translated as MLDMHSHILYGVDDGPTTKTESLHLIEQAVNAGVTDIIATSHAFHPQFHVQATTIREQIAELSTELQDRQIPLKLHTGQELRLKDVLTDKIAEGEALTLAGSRYVLIELPSNTVPAYTIPVIQQLLGMNLIPIIAHPERNKAIAEKPNRLYRLITNGALGQITAGSLAGHFGRAIQKTAMQLVEANLVHTYGSDVHNIKTRPALFNEGLDHLEKRKKHEVIDILLENNDRIIRNEFLIQLEPEEISDSKWWRVLK; from the coding sequence ATGCTGGATATGCATAGTCACATACTATATGGAGTAGATGATGGACCCACAACAAAGACAGAATCACTCCATTTGATTGAGCAAGCCGTAAATGCAGGAGTTACAGATATCATTGCTACGTCTCATGCGTTTCATCCGCAATTCCATGTTCAAGCTACTACTATTAGAGAACAAATTGCAGAGTTGTCGACAGAACTCCAAGATCGACAAATTCCGCTAAAACTCCATACGGGTCAGGAATTGAGGCTGAAGGATGTACTTACAGACAAAATTGCAGAAGGAGAAGCATTGACGCTTGCTGGGTCGAGGTATGTGCTGATCGAGCTTCCGTCCAACACCGTGCCGGCGTATACTATTCCAGTTATTCAGCAGCTTCTCGGTATGAACTTAATACCGATCATTGCGCACCCCGAACGGAATAAGGCTATTGCAGAAAAACCGAACAGACTTTATCGGCTCATCACGAATGGTGCACTTGGGCAGATCACAGCGGGGAGTCTTGCAGGACATTTCGGGCGAGCAATACAAAAAACAGCAATGCAATTGGTCGAAGCTAATCTTGTTCATACATATGGATCAGATGTACATAATATAAAAACCCGTCCGGCTTTGTTTAATGAAGGACTTGATCATTTGGAAAAAAGAAAAAAACACGAGGTTATTGATATTCTCCTGGAAAATAATGATCGAATAATACGGAATGAGTTCCTGATTCAATTGGAACCAGAAGAAATAAGTGATTCTAAATGGTGGAGAGTACTTAAGTAA
- a CDS encoding carboxylate--amine ligase, whose protein sequence is MGSNERAGLAVCRSLGRKGVFIDIVQMGTKTSAEKSMYVKNVFTIGNPRQSARKFMNELCRLLHDIDYDLLIPIDDAGCQICSVFRKQIEKNVIIALPPGETAIYAHNKEKLLELSGELGIPFPAYKTVHSEEDLIRCKDIPYPVYVKPVSSALIQEDTILNFTVKKVSGEEEMIRFCKEILPVSPIMIQETCEGTGAGLYLLAKDGEILSVTQQNRLHEPRDGGGSSYRCTVPVDPLLQEYTEKLIRRINWTGVAMVEFKGDPLTDNWAIMEINGRFWGSLPLTISSGLDYPFWLYQLYRNDLMAETLRLPTLHIRQRNLKKDLAWLVRELRNESGKLRVMSEWLTDFKYLLTGQEKLDVEDWRDIKPALYEWTSYKKQFLPRRKID, encoded by the coding sequence TTGGGGAGCAATGAACGGGCTGGACTGGCTGTTTGCAGATCACTGGGAAGAAAAGGGGTTTTTATTGATATTGTTCAGATGGGGACAAAAACAAGCGCAGAGAAATCAATGTATGTAAAGAATGTTTTTACCATCGGCAACCCTAGACAGAGTGCTCGGAAATTTATGAATGAGCTTTGCCGACTGCTGCACGATATCGATTACGATCTCTTGATTCCTATTGATGACGCCGGGTGTCAAATTTGTTCAGTATTTAGAAAACAAATTGAAAAAAACGTGATTATAGCATTGCCTCCCGGAGAAACAGCAATTTACGCACATAACAAAGAAAAGCTATTGGAACTCAGCGGGGAACTTGGGATTCCTTTTCCAGCATATAAAACCGTTCATTCAGAAGAGGATCTTATCCGGTGTAAGGATATTCCATACCCAGTTTATGTGAAGCCAGTGTCCAGTGCTCTAATCCAGGAAGATACTATTTTGAACTTCACGGTGAAAAAGGTGAGTGGCGAGGAAGAAATGATAAGATTCTGCAAGGAGATTTTGCCGGTTTCACCTATAATGATCCAAGAGACATGCGAAGGAACCGGAGCCGGTCTGTACTTGTTAGCAAAAGACGGGGAAATCCTTTCTGTTACTCAGCAAAACAGGTTACATGAGCCCCGTGACGGAGGGGGTAGCAGTTATCGATGCACTGTACCGGTTGATCCGCTATTACAAGAATACACGGAAAAACTGATCCGGCGAATCAATTGGACAGGTGTCGCGATGGTGGAATTTAAGGGGGATCCGCTAACAGACAATTGGGCAATCATGGAGATAAACGGGCGGTTTTGGGGATCTCTCCCGCTGACAATTTCTTCAGGTTTAGATTATCCGTTCTGGCTCTATCAATTATATCGAAATGATCTGATGGCAGAAACTCTCCGATTACCTACTCTCCATATTCGGCAGCGTAATCTAAAGAAAGATCTGGCTTGGTTGGTAAGAGAACTAAGAAATGAATCTGGAAAACTCCGAGTGATGAGCGAGTGGCTGACGGATTTTAAGTATCTTTTAACAGGTCAGGAAAAATTGGACGTTGAAGACTGGCGGGATATCAAACCAGCCCTCTATGAATGGACATCTTACAAAAAACAATTTTTACCAAGAAGGAAAATTGATTAA
- a CDS encoding polysaccharide biosynthesis protein, whose amino-acid sequence MSLKNRLSLLIGLDSLIVFFSIFLGYYLLHPWTNPLESRVLLVSAITIFVGHHIFATYYGLYRKVWEYASVGELALIFKTVTWSIATVAAMQLIAVNDILLRALAITWMLHVILIGGSRLSWRFFRDNKVQKEQYETKRTLIIGAGKAGTLVGRQLLGNPRSGLKPIAFLDDDSRKHGLEVFGVRVLAGTDIIADTVRDNEIEHIIIAIPSMSKQGMAELIKRCVDTGIRTQTIPVIEDIMTGKVSVTDIQDVRIEDLLGREEVELDMNKIAVQLSGKTILVTGAGGSIGSELSRQVARFGPKQLILLGHGENSIYTIHMELQKKIGDNTELIPVIADIQDRDRILKVMQQYRPDVVYHAAAHKHVPLMEINPIEAVKNNIYGTRNVAEAAHFASVSNFVMISTDKAVNPPNVMGASKRVAEMIVQNLAKESDTKFAAVRFGNVLGSRGSVVPLFKKQIAAGGPVTVTDSEMTRYFMTIPEASRLVIQAGTLAAGGEVFVLDMGEPVKIVDLAKNLIRLSGYSEDEIMIQFTGIRTGEKMFEELLNENEIQKEKVFPKIYIGKANPISQHELLYVLEKIPQLGDSEIKELLVGLANRKNVDTDGVSVPTLLMTSQQQREPAQATK is encoded by the coding sequence TTGTCATTGAAAAATCGTTTATCTCTCTTGATTGGATTGGATTCCCTCATTGTTTTCTTTTCAATCTTTCTAGGTTATTATCTTTTACACCCTTGGACCAATCCACTGGAAAGCAGGGTATTGCTTGTAAGTGCAATCACAATATTTGTAGGGCATCACATCTTTGCTACATACTATGGGCTGTATCGAAAAGTTTGGGAATATGCATCTGTTGGTGAATTAGCGTTAATTTTTAAAACAGTCACATGGTCTATTGCAACAGTGGCGGCAATGCAACTGATCGCCGTCAACGATATTCTGCTTCGTGCCCTCGCAATTACCTGGATGCTTCATGTAATACTTATTGGCGGATCTCGCTTATCATGGCGTTTTTTCCGTGATAACAAAGTACAAAAAGAACAATATGAGACAAAACGAACACTCATCATAGGTGCCGGCAAGGCGGGAACACTAGTCGGTCGACAACTTCTTGGTAACCCGAGGTCGGGCCTAAAGCCGATTGCCTTTCTCGATGACGATTCCCGGAAACACGGACTGGAAGTATTCGGTGTCCGGGTATTGGCCGGTACGGATATCATTGCAGACACCGTAAGGGATAACGAAATCGAGCATATTATCATCGCCATCCCGTCCATGAGCAAACAAGGAATGGCAGAGCTCATCAAACGCTGTGTCGATACGGGAATCCGTACTCAGACGATTCCTGTAATTGAAGATATTATGACAGGTAAAGTATCTGTTACAGATATCCAAGATGTAAGAATCGAAGACTTACTCGGTCGGGAAGAAGTCGAGCTTGACATGAACAAAATCGCGGTTCAGCTTTCCGGTAAAACAATTTTGGTGACAGGGGCCGGCGGATCCATCGGTTCGGAGCTATCCCGGCAAGTAGCTCGTTTTGGCCCAAAGCAACTGATTTTACTCGGACATGGAGAGAACTCCATCTATACGATTCATATGGAATTGCAGAAAAAAATCGGAGATAATACGGAGCTCATTCCTGTAATTGCGGATATTCAAGACCGAGATCGTATTCTGAAAGTCATGCAACAGTATCGACCGGATGTAGTATACCATGCCGCAGCGCATAAACATGTCCCATTAATGGAAATCAATCCAATTGAAGCCGTGAAGAACAATATTTACGGCACACGCAACGTGGCAGAAGCTGCTCATTTTGCTAGCGTCTCAAATTTCGTCATGATCTCAACAGATAAGGCCGTAAACCCGCCGAACGTCATGGGTGCCTCGAAACGGGTAGCGGAAATGATTGTCCAGAACTTGGCGAAGGAAAGCGATACAAAATTCGCAGCTGTCCGGTTCGGGAACGTCCTTGGCTCACGAGGCAGTGTGGTGCCCTTATTCAAGAAGCAGATTGCAGCAGGCGGACCGGTAACCGTGACGGATTCTGAAATGACCCGTTATTTCATGACTATCCCAGAAGCTTCACGTCTTGTCATCCAAGCGGGGACACTTGCGGCAGGTGGGGAAGTTTTCGTACTTGATATGGGTGAACCAGTTAAAATAGTAGATCTTGCCAAGAACCTCATTCGCTTAAGTGGTTACTCAGAAGATGAGATCATGATCCAGTTTACCGGCATCCGAACAGGTGAGAAGATGTTTGAGGAATTGTTGAATGAAAACGAGATTCAGAAAGAGAAAGTGTTCCCGAAAATTTATATCGGAAAAGCTAATCCGATTAGTCAGCACGAATTGTTATATGTGTTAGAGAAGATCCCTCAACTAGGTGATAGTGAAATCAAAGAATTGCTAGTTGGGTTGGCAAATAGGAAGAATGTAGATACAGATGGGGTTTCAGTACCAACGCTCTTAATGACAAGTCAACAGCAGCGAGAGCCAGCTCAAGCGACGAAATGA
- a CDS encoding CpsD/CapB family tyrosine-protein kinase, with the protein MAKTTKKGLQQVARKLIANSNPKSYVSEQYRTVRTNISFSSADKEVSTLLVTSAVPGEGKSTTSANLAVVFAQSGKRVLLVDGDMRKPTSHYTFHVNNAIGLSNLLTRQANMEDAIRRTNIENLDLITSGPIPPNPAELLASRTMDAVLQELLSGYDLVIFDAPPVLSVTDAQILANKCEGTILVVNSGATEKENALKAKEAIQKTNGRILGTVLNNFKFEKENGYYQYYGTAE; encoded by the coding sequence ATGGCAAAGACAACAAAAAAAGGGCTACAGCAAGTAGCCCGGAAACTGATTGCAAACTCGAATCCAAAGTCTTATGTGTCCGAACAGTACCGGACCGTCCGGACAAACATCTCTTTTTCTTCAGCAGACAAAGAAGTGAGCACATTGCTGGTCACTTCCGCAGTACCAGGGGAAGGGAAGTCAACCACTTCCGCCAATTTAGCCGTGGTGTTTGCACAGTCTGGAAAACGTGTGCTGCTTGTTGATGGAGATATGCGGAAGCCGACTTCCCATTATACGTTCCACGTTAATAACGCAATCGGCTTATCAAACCTTTTAACAAGACAGGCGAATATGGAAGATGCAATCCGGCGAACGAACATCGAGAACCTAGATCTTATTACAAGCGGACCCATTCCGCCAAATCCGGCAGAACTTCTGGCTTCCCGGACGATGGATGCAGTGTTACAGGAATTGCTCAGCGGATACGACCTCGTCATTTTTGATGCACCTCCTGTCCTGTCAGTGACAGATGCACAAATTCTCGCAAATAAATGCGAAGGGACAATTCTTGTCGTGAACTCAGGCGCTACAGAAAAAGAGAATGCGCTAAAGGCGAAAGAAGCGATCCAGAAGACAAATGGTCGAATCCTCGGCACAGTGTTAAATAATTTTAAATTTGAAAAAGAGAATGGGTATTACCAATACTACGGAACGGCAGAGTAA
- a CDS encoding LCP family glycopolymer transferase, producing the protein MKRSERRATVKKKKWPWIVGILGILAIGVGLYLFSVYNSFSSTLDEIHAPIEREVSDMRVEKVELEDQDPFSVLMLGVDERENDRGRSDTMIVATINPETQSMKMVSIPRDTYTEIIGYGTMDKINHAYAFGGIEMSMATVENLLDIPIDYVVQVNMEGFKDIVDAVNGVNVNNSLAFDEFPAGEVHLNGEEALAYVRMRKEDPRGDFGRQDRQKQVIQGVMKKGMSVNSLTNYKDIFNALGDNVRTNMTFNEMVEVQQNYRGAVQEIDQLSFDQGQGQTIDGVWYYMMNERELEEVQSVLKSHLELE; encoded by the coding sequence ATGAAACGAAGTGAACGCAGGGCAACGGTAAAGAAGAAAAAATGGCCCTGGATTGTCGGGATTTTAGGAATTCTTGCGATTGGCGTAGGCTTATATCTGTTTTCTGTCTACAACAGCTTTTCTTCTACGTTAGATGAAATTCATGCACCAATTGAGCGCGAAGTATCCGATATGCGTGTCGAAAAAGTAGAACTGGAAGACCAGGACCCCTTCTCTGTATTGATGCTTGGTGTTGACGAACGCGAAAATGACCGCGGCCGTTCAGATACGATGATTGTCGCGACGATCAATCCTGAGACACAGTCCATGAAAATGGTTTCCATTCCACGGGATACGTACACGGAAATCATCGGCTATGGAACGATGGATAAGATTAACCATGCCTATGCTTTCGGTGGTATCGAAATGTCGATGGCGACGGTTGAGAACTTACTCGATATTCCAATTGACTATGTTGTACAGGTGAACATGGAAGGATTTAAGGATATTGTTGATGCTGTGAATGGCGTCAACGTAAACAATTCACTTGCCTTTGATGAGTTCCCTGCAGGAGAAGTACACTTGAACGGCGAGGAAGCACTTGCTTATGTACGGATGCGTAAAGAAGATCCGCGTGGTGACTTTGGCCGACAGGATCGCCAGAAACAAGTTATCCAAGGCGTTATGAAAAAAGGAATGTCAGTGAACAGTTTAACGAATTACAAAGACATCTTTAATGCCCTTGGCGATAATGTAAGAACGAATATGACCTTTAACGAGATGGTTGAAGTGCAGCAAAATTACCGCGGCGCTGTTCAGGAAATCGATCAACTTTCGTTTGATCAGGGACAGGGACAGACGATTGATGGTGTTTGGTATTACATGATGAATGAGCGGGAACTTGAAGAAGTTCAATCGGTATTAAAGAGTCATTTAGAATTGGAATAG
- a CDS encoding glycosyltransferase family 2 protein — translation MKPSISVIIPVYNREVIVKTALDSLVSQTFKDFEAVIIDDGSTDQTAETIASYNCSNFRYIYQENVGVAAARNKGIAEAKGDFVCFLDSDDYYEPAFLEKMYKELTDRKNDVCYCGYYNVTPLRRIKSKTTFRKGDVFLDYLLGNVDVHTTAYMVRRDFLEKNKLKFTEGVSWGEDVEFFAQVVSKTVKVTCVKEHLTNYTIFEDREKLSAFTMDKIDKEINFINRLLEKEEFSRNLKARKALLNYRLSALITYRLLKAISLGGIEQEVLEYYMKYKKEIHRISLNNKLRSVKLNINKLLLLYRLSKISNQGISLGRGKSE, via the coding sequence ATGAAACCTTCTATTTCGGTCATTATTCCAGTCTACAATCGAGAGGTCATAGTCAAGACAGCTTTGGATTCTTTAGTAAGCCAAACGTTCAAAGACTTTGAAGCAGTCATTATTGATGATGGCAGTACAGACCAAACAGCTGAGACGATAGCAAGCTATAACTGCTCTAATTTCAGATACATTTATCAGGAGAATGTTGGAGTTGCAGCGGCCCGAAATAAAGGGATAGCAGAAGCAAAAGGAGATTTCGTCTGTTTTTTAGACTCTGACGATTATTATGAACCCGCGTTTCTCGAAAAGATGTACAAAGAATTGACAGACCGTAAAAACGATGTTTGTTATTGTGGGTATTATAATGTAACGCCATTACGGCGAATAAAGTCAAAAACGACGTTCAGAAAAGGAGATGTATTCCTGGATTATTTACTGGGAAATGTGGATGTCCACACGACGGCCTATATGGTGAGAAGAGATTTCTTGGAAAAGAACAAATTGAAATTTACAGAGGGCGTATCGTGGGGAGAGGACGTTGAGTTCTTTGCCCAAGTGGTAAGTAAGACAGTAAAGGTTACTTGTGTAAAAGAGCATTTAACGAATTACACTATATTTGAAGACAGAGAAAAACTATCAGCTTTTACGATGGATAAAATCGATAAAGAGATAAATTTTATTAATCGGTTGCTGGAGAAAGAAGAATTTAGCCGAAACTTGAAAGCGCGAAAAGCATTATTAAACTATCGATTATCTGCTTTAATTACCTATCGGTTATTAAAAGCGATTTCACTAGGAGGGATTGAACAAGAGGTATTGGAATATTATATGAAGTACAAGAAAGAAATTCATCGTATCTCTTTAAACAATAAGCTTCGGAGTGTAAAACTGAATATAAATAAGTTGCTTCTTTTATACCGACTATCAAAGATTTCAAATCAAGGAATTTCATTAGGTAGGGGGAAGTCAGAGTAG